A genomic window from Geoalkalibacter sp. includes:
- the lon gene encoding endopeptidase La produces the protein MSDEKDDIIEADVDSEGTQAPAQEASLVLASEILPPTLPLIPLRPRPAFPGIILPLAVNGAERVLSIEQAMKTPQHAIGLILVKDLEEGDKPENLHRVGVAARILKILHQEEQTVHVLVNTQERFVLDEVHEAPDGVLHGRVTYRYSAELSVNPELKAYSMAIIGALKELVAINPLYSEEIKMFLNRSSLDDPGRLADFAANLTTADGQELQKILETFDVKKRIDRVLVLLKKELEVSRIQTKITKQIEEKISKQQREFFLREQLKAIKKELGLEKEGKAAEVEKFQKRLKDLKLNDEAQKTVDEELEKLRLLEPASPEYTVTRNYLEWLTVLPWGKFSKDSYQIERARRILDRDHHGLDDVKERILEFIAVGKMKGDISGSILCLVGPPGVGKTSIGHSVADALGRKFFRFSLGGMRDEAEIKGHRRTYIGAMPGKFIQAMKSAGTANPVLMLDEIDKIGASFQGDPASALLEVLDPEQNASFRDHYLDVPYDLSHVLFIATANQLDTIPAPLLDRMEVIRLSGYIKEEKIEIARRYLVPKALKNHGLDKNQVSIKRDALEKIIEDYAREAGVRNLENRIKKIMRKAAREFAGGRTDKITVGAREVQTYLGKPVFTADEVFAGVPGVVTGLAWTSLGGATLQIEATAVPSQNKGFKQTGQLGAVMVESSEIAYSYTMAHLAEYGAPSDFFDKHFVHLHVPAGATPKDGPSAGVTMTTALLSMISGRPVIEKLGMTGELTLTGRVLPIGGVKEKTIAARRAGLTTLIFPEGNRKDYEELPDYLREGLTVHFAREYNDVYRVAFGLTDRIKKNTKVQKNT, from the coding sequence ATGAGCGATGAAAAAGACGACATCATCGAGGCGGACGTGGACAGCGAGGGAACCCAGGCCCCTGCCCAGGAGGCGAGCCTGGTGCTGGCCTCCGAAATCCTGCCGCCCACCTTGCCCCTGATTCCCCTGCGGCCGCGACCGGCTTTTCCCGGCATCATCCTGCCCCTGGCGGTGAATGGCGCCGAGCGCGTTCTCTCCATCGAGCAGGCCATGAAGACGCCCCAACACGCCATCGGCCTGATTCTGGTCAAGGATCTCGAAGAGGGCGACAAGCCGGAAAACCTGCACCGCGTGGGGGTTGCCGCGCGCATCCTGAAGATCCTCCATCAGGAGGAGCAGACCGTGCATGTGCTGGTCAACACCCAGGAGCGCTTCGTGCTCGACGAGGTGCATGAGGCGCCCGACGGTGTCCTGCACGGCCGCGTCACTTACCGCTACAGCGCCGAACTGTCCGTCAATCCCGAGCTCAAGGCCTATTCCATGGCCATCATCGGGGCGCTCAAGGAACTGGTGGCGATCAACCCGCTCTATTCCGAGGAAATCAAGATGTTCCTCAACCGCTCCAGTCTCGACGACCCGGGGCGCCTGGCGGATTTCGCCGCCAACCTGACCACCGCCGACGGGCAGGAACTGCAGAAGATTCTGGAAACCTTCGATGTGAAGAAGCGCATCGACCGCGTCCTGGTGCTGCTGAAAAAAGAGCTCGAGGTTTCGCGCATCCAAACCAAGATCACCAAGCAGATCGAGGAGAAGATCAGCAAGCAACAGCGTGAATTCTTCCTGCGTGAGCAGCTCAAGGCCATCAAGAAGGAACTGGGGCTGGAAAAGGAAGGCAAGGCGGCGGAAGTCGAGAAGTTCCAAAAGCGCCTGAAGGATCTCAAGCTCAACGACGAGGCGCAAAAAACCGTCGACGAGGAGTTGGAAAAGCTGCGTCTGCTCGAACCCGCCTCGCCCGAATACACCGTCACGCGCAACTACCTGGAGTGGCTCACGGTGCTGCCCTGGGGCAAATTCAGCAAGGATAGCTATCAGATCGAGCGGGCGCGGCGCATTCTCGACCGCGATCACCACGGCCTTGACGACGTCAAGGAACGCATCCTCGAATTCATCGCCGTGGGCAAGATGAAGGGTGACATTTCCGGCTCGATCCTGTGTCTGGTCGGCCCGCCCGGGGTGGGCAAGACCTCCATCGGCCACAGCGTCGCCGACGCCCTGGGGCGCAAGTTCTTTCGCTTTTCCCTGGGCGGCATGCGTGATGAGGCCGAGATCAAGGGACACCGGCGCACCTACATCGGCGCCATGCCCGGCAAGTTCATTCAGGCCATGAAGAGCGCGGGCACCGCCAACCCGGTGCTCATGCTCGACGAGATCGACAAGATCGGCGCGAGCTTCCAGGGCGATCCGGCCTCGGCGCTGCTCGAAGTGCTCGATCCCGAGCAGAACGCAAGTTTTCGCGACCACTATCTCGATGTGCCCTATGATCTCTCCCATGTGCTCTTCATCGCCACCGCCAACCAGCTCGACACCATCCCGGCGCCGCTGCTCGACCGCATGGAGGTGATTCGCCTCTCGGGCTACATCAAGGAAGAAAAGATCGAGATCGCGCGCCGCTACCTGGTGCCCAAGGCGCTGAAAAACCACGGCCTCGACAAAAATCAGGTGAGCATCAAGCGCGACGCCCTGGAGAAAATCATCGAGGACTACGCGCGCGAGGCCGGGGTGCGCAACCTGGAAAACCGCATCAAGAAGATCATGCGCAAGGCGGCGCGGGAATTCGCCGGAGGGCGCACGGATAAAATCACCGTCGGAGCCCGCGAGGTGCAAACCTATCTCGGCAAGCCCGTCTTCACCGCCGACGAAGTGTTCGCCGGTGTGCCCGGCGTGGTCACGGGCCTGGCCTGGACCAGCCTGGGCGGCGCCACCCTGCAGATCGAGGCGACGGCGGTGCCCAGCCAGAACAAGGGGTTCAAGCAAACCGGCCAACTGGGCGCGGTCATGGTCGAGAGTTCGGAAATCGCCTATTCCTACACCATGGCGCATCTGGCCGAATACGGCGCGCCGAGCGATTTCTTCGACAAGCATTTCGTGCACCTGCACGTGCCGGCCGGCGCCACGCCCAAGGATGGTCCCTCGGCCGGCGTCACCATGACCACGGCGCTTTTGTCGATGATTTCCGGCCGACCGGTCATTGAAAAACTCGGCATGACCGGCGAACTGACCCTCACCGGCCGCGTGCTGCCCATCGGCGGAGTCAAGGAAAAGACCATCGCCGCGCGCCGCGCCGGGCTCACCACCCTGATTTTTCCCGAGGGCAACCGCAAGGACTACGAAGAACTGCCGGATTACTTGAGAGAAGGCTTGACGGTGCACTTCGCTCGGGAGTACAACGACGTCTACCGCGTGGCCTTCGGGCTAACCGACAGGATCAAGAAAAACACAAAGGTTCAAAAGAACACCTGA
- a CDS encoding DUF4177 domain-containing protein, which yields MSNKIDELKAAGGRGVLRYKVVETSTVTDESLEQILNAWTAQGWTFDAVQFVSREGSRRPAMAFVLFTRADEGEVTR from the coding sequence ATGAGCAATAAAATCGACGAGTTGAAGGCGGCAGGAGGCAGAGGCGTGCTACGCTACAAGGTGGTTGAAACAAGCACCGTGACGGATGAATCCCTGGAACAGATCCTCAACGCATGGACCGCGCAAGGCTGGACGTTCGACGCGGTTCAGTTCGTTTCGCGCGAGGGTAGTCGTCGCCCCGCCATGGCTTTTGTCCTCTTCACGCGCGCTGATGAGGGCGAGGTTACTCGTTGA
- the trpS gene encoding tryptophan--tRNA ligase — MRILSGIQPSGSLHLGNYFGMMKKMIEYQEQEDLFCFIANYHAMTSVSDGKVLARGTLEAAANFLALGMDPERSTFWVQSDVQEVQELTWALSNFTPMGLLERCHSYKDKVAKGIAANHGLFAYPVLMTADILLFQSDRVPVGKDQKQHVEVARDIALKFNNHYGEIFTIPEAEIDDEVATVPGIDGQKMSKSYGNTIDLFQDEKALRKQIMRIVTDSTPVEEPKDPDKCNVFQIYRLFLDKDRQQALRRRYEAGGMGYGEVKQELFETVRDFFAPYAERRRELLADLDGLRAVLARGAEKARDAGAPTLRKVRKKTGLAY, encoded by the coding sequence ATGCGCATTCTCAGCGGCATTCAGCCCTCGGGCAGCCTGCACCTCGGCAACTACTTCGGCATGATGAAGAAGATGATCGAGTACCAGGAGCAGGAAGACCTTTTCTGCTTCATCGCCAACTACCATGCCATGACCTCCGTCAGCGACGGCAAGGTGCTGGCTCGCGGCACCCTGGAAGCCGCGGCCAACTTCCTCGCCCTGGGCATGGATCCGGAACGCAGCACCTTCTGGGTGCAGTCCGACGTGCAGGAAGTGCAGGAGCTCACCTGGGCCCTGTCCAACTTCACGCCCATGGGTCTGCTCGAGCGCTGCCACAGCTACAAGGACAAGGTCGCCAAGGGCATCGCCGCCAACCACGGCCTGTTCGCCTACCCGGTGCTGATGACCGCCGACATCCTGCTGTTCCAGAGCGATCGGGTGCCGGTGGGCAAGGACCAGAAACAGCACGTCGAGGTGGCGCGCGACATCGCGCTCAAGTTCAACAACCACTACGGTGAAATCTTCACCATTCCCGAGGCCGAGATCGATGATGAGGTCGCAACCGTACCCGGCATCGACGGCCAGAAAATGAGCAAGAGCTACGGCAACACCATTGATCTGTTTCAGGACGAAAAGGCCCTGCGCAAGCAGATCATGCGCATCGTCACCGATTCGACCCCCGTGGAAGAGCCCAAGGATCCGGACAAATGCAATGTCTTCCAGATCTATCGCCTGTTTCTCGACAAGGACCGGCAGCAGGCCTTGCGGCGGCGCTATGAAGCGGGCGGCATGGGTTACGGCGAGGTCAAGCAGGAGTTGTTCGAAACGGTGCGCGATTTCTTCGCGCCCTATGCCGAGCGGCGCCGCGAACTGCTCGCCGATCTCGACGGCCTGCGCGCCGTTCTGGCGCGGGGTGCCGAAAAAGCGCGCGATGCCGGAGCCCCGACGCTGCGCAAGGTGAGAAAAAAGACCGGGCTGGCGTATTGA
- the hoxE gene encoding bidirectional hydrogenase complex protein HoxE, which translates to MTTSVAAGRPNQDRQGENPRLQLLEKSLKKFHYQQDALIEVLHIAQETFGHLDEEILDYVSLRLRLPPSWVFGVATFYNFFSLDPQGDHVCVVCMGTACYVKGAGEIVARIEQAFSMKAGETTPDGKLTLMAARCLGNCSLAPMLTLDGEVLGKQTPEATLAAIQEKMRLVQARQEDTK; encoded by the coding sequence ATGACAACATCTGTCGCGGCCGGTCGGCCGAATCAGGATCGGCAAGGCGAGAATCCAAGGTTGCAACTCCTTGAGAAGTCCCTCAAGAAGTTTCACTATCAGCAGGATGCCCTCATCGAGGTGCTGCACATCGCCCAAGAGACCTTCGGTCATCTCGACGAGGAGATTCTCGATTATGTTTCCCTGCGACTTCGGTTGCCTCCGAGCTGGGTTTTCGGGGTCGCCACTTTCTACAACTTTTTTAGTCTCGACCCCCAGGGTGATCACGTGTGCGTGGTCTGCATGGGCACCGCCTGTTATGTCAAGGGCGCAGGCGAAATCGTTGCGCGGATTGAACAGGCTTTTTCCATGAAGGCCGGTGAGACGACCCCTGACGGGAAATTGACCCTGATGGCGGCGCGTTGTCTCGGCAATTGCAGTCTGGCCCCCATGCTGACGCTCGATGGCGAGGTGCTCGGCAAGCAGACCCCCGAAGCGACCCTCGCCGCCATACAGGAAAAAATGCGTCTTGTTCAGGCACGCCAGGAGGACACCAAATGA
- a CDS encoding DUF485 domain-containing protein, giving the protein MGHGPAVKLGKDNAAGYKTKIGISMFVVYTLIYFLFVVINIASPEAMQVQVIGLNLAVVYGMGLIIFAFLLALVYNHFCTQAENRLNK; this is encoded by the coding sequence ATGGGACACGGACCCGCAGTCAAACTCGGCAAGGATAACGCCGCCGGGTACAAGACCAAAATCGGCATCAGCATGTTTGTCGTCTACACCCTCATTTATTTCCTCTTCGTGGTCATCAACATCGCCAGTCCCGAAGCCATGCAGGTCCAGGTGATCGGTCTGAATCTGGCGGTCGTGTACGGCATGGGGCTGATCATCTTTGCGTTCCTGCTGGCCCTGGTCTACAACCATTTCTGCACCCAGGCAGAAAATCGGCTGAACAAATAA
- a CDS encoding sodium/solute symporter — translation MIYAQSPLAIGLFCAFVLLVLGLSFYLGRRTTSSSGYYAAGGNVHWFTNGIAFAGDYLSAASFLGICGMIATAGYDGWMYSVGYLAGWMVALFLVAEPMKRLGKYTFTDALDSKFNSKSIQLMAAISTLVVSVFYLIPQMVGAGTLVTPLLGLPHYAGVIIVGVVVTIIVATAGMASTTMVQFLKGGMLLIFSTILVIAVLTRGLSTTPENDGKAYHNFVTLQGSVAADGSLMLSDPAYAVPADWRDSAFAEAGMVKLSKDGIDSIWHLQADGQGGYLLEETLYQVTLADGSRLYNGAPATEGRFFPVGHMKEINLGGETVLQTGAIGPLAFLRTIQDSSVVLWGTKHVRLGDDYYTVYYQKPTPGTQILRPGLKFKVDNATGAEKFNFFSLMLALFCGTAALPHILIRYYTVPSQAAARKSTLVAIAAIGFFYILTLFMGLGAMTNGVINIMDNNMSAPLLALSFGVILFAIISSIAFATVLGTVSGLIVAASGAVAHDLMDNFFGMKMQDKNKVLAGKISAVVVGFIAIYLGIVFEGMNVSFLVGWAFAIAASANLPAIIMLLFWKRTTAQGVAASIGVGIVSALGLILLSPDMYVRYGLLPSDAPISFNSPAAISIPLSFLALVLVSLVTKRVEVPDEAAESARA, via the coding sequence ATGATCTACGCACAATCACCGTTGGCCATCGGCCTTTTCTGCGCGTTCGTCCTGCTGGTGCTCGGCTTGTCCTTCTACCTCGGGCGCCGCACCACATCCTCCTCGGGTTACTATGCCGCGGGCGGCAACGTTCACTGGTTCACCAACGGCATCGCCTTCGCCGGTGACTATCTTTCCGCCGCGTCCTTCCTCGGCATCTGCGGCATGATCGCCACCGCCGGCTATGACGGCTGGATGTATTCCGTCGGCTACCTGGCGGGCTGGATGGTCGCCCTGTTCCTGGTCGCCGAGCCCATGAAGCGCCTCGGCAAGTACACCTTCACCGACGCCCTCGACTCGAAATTCAATTCCAAGAGCATCCAGTTGATGGCCGCCATCAGCACCCTGGTGGTCTCGGTATTCTACCTGATTCCGCAGATGGTGGGCGCCGGCACCCTGGTCACCCCGCTGCTCGGCCTGCCCCATTACGCGGGCGTCATCATCGTCGGCGTGGTCGTGACCATCATCGTCGCCACCGCCGGCATGGCCTCCACCACCATGGTGCAGTTCCTCAAGGGCGGCATGCTGCTGATCTTCTCCACCATCCTGGTGATCGCCGTGCTGACCCGCGGTCTGTCCACCACTCCGGAAAACGACGGCAAGGCCTATCACAACTTCGTGACCCTGCAGGGCAGCGTGGCCGCCGACGGCAGCCTGATGCTGAGCGACCCCGCCTATGCCGTTCCCGCCGACTGGCGCGACTCGGCCTTTGCGGAAGCGGGCATGGTCAAGCTGAGCAAGGACGGCATCGACAGCATCTGGCATCTGCAGGCCGACGGCCAGGGCGGTTATCTGCTGGAAGAAACCCTCTACCAGGTGACGCTCGCCGACGGCTCCCGCCTCTACAACGGTGCTCCCGCGACCGAGGGCCGCTTCTTTCCCGTCGGCCACATGAAGGAAATCAACCTGGGCGGCGAAACCGTGCTGCAGACCGGCGCCATCGGCCCCCTGGCCTTCCTGCGCACCATCCAGGACAGCAGCGTGGTGCTCTGGGGCACCAAGCACGTGCGCCTGGGTGACGATTATTACACCGTGTACTACCAGAAGCCGACTCCCGGCACCCAGATTCTGCGTCCGGGTCTGAAATTCAAGGTCGACAACGCCACGGGCGCCGAGAAGTTCAACTTCTTCTCCCTGATGCTCGCCCTGTTCTGCGGCACCGCGGCCCTGCCCCACATTCTGATCCGCTACTACACCGTGCCCAGCCAGGCCGCGGCGCGTAAATCGACTCTGGTGGCCATCGCCGCCATCGGCTTCTTCTACATCCTCACCCTGTTCATGGGTCTGGGCGCCATGACCAACGGCGTCATCAACATCATGGACAACAACATGTCGGCGCCGCTGCTCGCGCTGTCCTTCGGCGTCATCCTCTTCGCCATCATCTCCTCCATCGCCTTCGCCACGGTGCTCGGTACCGTGTCGGGTCTGATCGTGGCGGCGTCGGGCGCGGTGGCTCACGACCTGATGGACAACTTCTTCGGCATGAAGATGCAGGACAAGAACAAGGTGCTCGCCGGCAAGATCTCGGCCGTGGTGGTCGGCTTCATCGCCATCTATCTGGGCATCGTCTTCGAGGGCATGAACGTGAGCTTCCTCGTCGGCTGGGCCTTCGCCATCGCGGCCTCGGCCAACCTGCCCGCCATCATCATGCTGCTGTTCTGGAAGCGCACCACCGCCCAGGGCGTGGCCGCCTCCATCGGCGTGGGCATCGTTTCGGCCCTGGGCCTGATCCTGCTCTCGCCCGACATGTACGTGCGCTACGGCCTGCTGCCCAGCGACGCGCCCATCTCCTTCAACAGCCCGGCGGCCATCTCCATTCCCCTGAGCTTCCTTGCCCTGGTGCTGGTCTCCCTGGTCACCAAGCGCGTGGAAGTGCCGGATGAGGCCGCGGAGAGCGCCCGCGCCTGA